One segment of Panulirus ornatus isolate Po-2019 chromosome 33, ASM3632096v1, whole genome shotgun sequence DNA contains the following:
- the LOC139759403 gene encoding uncharacterized protein, whose product MCGKKKLRIKFTRGERQFGYSVSLNEEDLEKVRCFRILGVDMPAEGTIKGDMNHRMGEGAKIPVAVCEEIVFPTVLSGYEVWALNAAAQKRTSVLEIECLRTICSAKRIDRIRNL is encoded by the coding sequence atgtgtggaaagaaaaagttgagaatcAAGTTCACCAGAGGAGAAAGACAGTTTGGTTATAGTGTGAGTTTAAATGAGGAGGACTTGGAGAAAGTGCGTTGTTTTAGAATCCTGGGTGTGGATATGCCGGCGGAGGGAACCATAAAAGGTGACATGAACcatagaatgggggagggagcaaagatcCCGGTCGCTGTCTGTGAGGAAATAGTATTCCCGACGGTGCTGAGTGGATACGAAGTGTGGGCCCTAAATGCAGCAGCACAGAAGAGGACGTCggtgttggaaatagaatgtttgagaacaatatgcagTGCAAAGAggattgatcgaataagaaacCTTTGA